From Venturia canescens isolate UGA chromosome 3, ASM1945775v1, whole genome shotgun sequence:
TGAAAAATCTATGGTCGGTGATGattgattgaaatttatgaatagTACCCTCATCCCTTTGGGTCGaacgaataattttatttcttatttctttccaaacttttgAGTcgacatttttctacaaatccCAGAGTGAAATCCACTTTATATGGAGAAAATTATACATTAGAGTTTTAACATATCTACTAAAATTAATGCATTACACATTCTCACCGAACTATATGTTCAAAGTTCCATTTTAGTTTACAGAGTAAAGCCGAAAAATGTCAATGAGATTTGGATCCCATTGGAGTTTGATCACGTCTAAGAATGCACGAATTTTTTAGTACGCTtacgtgaatttttatttattctgagAAATACGAAATGGAGGAGTAAAAAGGTCAGGACGTAAAAATTTGTCATGGAATTATTTCTCCCGCTCAATCTTAACGAATAAATACTTAAGGAATAAATGAATCGATCTGACTGTATGTGTAGTGtcgatgaaagagaaaaaagaggaaatcaCACATTGGCACGACAAGCAGCGACAATTTGGTAAGTCATTCGCGAGACtcaacaatttatttcgagTTTCAAGCGCAACTCGAAGATATTGAGCAATTTTCTTATCCTAATTTTCTATCCTTTACACAGTGAGCCAAAAGGCCACGGTCGTGAGGAGAATAAGAGAGCCTGTCGTGATCGTGATCGCTTCGCTCGTTGCCACCCTCAAGTAGGAATCGACGACGTGAATTTTCCAGCCCATGTTCGAGTGCGTGAAAGAATTATAATAAACGACATCGGGCCAGCTGGAGTTTGGAGTCACCTCGAGGAGTCCTGGATCGCCTGGTTCGCACACAGTGATTAAAGTTCtattgaactttttgaaagtcTGGAAATTATCGTCCAATCTTCTGTCTCGTGCGTTGTGCTTGCTCAGGCACAAAGGACCGactgagaattgaaaaaatgaatacatTTAAAACGCAAAGCTCAAGAGATGATCAGCGCAATTCTTTCTTTGATGAAAATCGAATGACCAAACGAACCAGCTGTCGGTCGCGGTCGCCCTCTCCTCGTGAACTCGACACCTGCCAAAACTCTCACTCTGCTCTGGCCAACGTCACTCAGTCTGTCGTAACCACCGTGAGGCTCGTCAGTTATTATCAGGGGGTGATAAAGATTTGGACTGTGTGGATTATTTCCTCCTCGTACGTGGAAGCTGTAAGTCAAACCTCGCCGCAGATACAACTCTGGTATCAGCTGGCCGTTAATATACCAAGCCAGACCCATTGTTGTTAAACCTGTGAACGAATTCGATGAACAACTGCTCAGCCTTTTACTCACACGAAAATGTTTTGTTGtacttttctttcaaatttgaggattttatttttgttttgaatgaatttgaatttcgatttGGTTTGCATTTGGTAGGAAtagtaattatttattttctctatttcaTTTTCCCTCGGAGGATTTATAATTCTAATGAATGATTGATACCTGTCATTCCTTGATATCCTCTTTTTCCTCCCGATGGTCCGATCGTAGCATCGAAGTTTCGAATGCTTTTGTCAAATATTTCtgctttttcccaaacctcTCGCAATTTTCTATCATTTTCAGTGAAATCCATGCAAGTGTTTTCAGGCTCGTTGCGATTGAGTTCCAATTTGAGATTGCCTTTTGGATAGTAATCGTGGAAATTTGGTTCCTTGTTCTCGTCCAGTCGTCCCAGAGCCCAAATTACGTAAACCGGTCGGTCAATCGGGTATTCTTGATCTCCGGGATCCGCTGAATCATAAAAACGCCATGAAAAATCTTCCCAATCTGTTTTAGATACTCTAATTCGACTCTTTTTTTTGCTTACAGGAAATTAATGTACGTCGGTACGTTATGATGTTTATTCCATTCTCTCGTACGGCTGTGTACAGCTGATTGTTGTCTAATCCACCGACGAGCTCGTCCTTGCAAACGCCTTTGTATTGCCCAAGAGTTTTGCCAcactgaaaattcaaattttcattaaataagAGCACCATTCGCTTTCTTCcaaatacaatattttttcaattcgatatTCAATCTTGAacttaaaaaatcgtaattttataatttttatgaaagGAAGGTACAAAAAATCATGGAGGTGTAAGTCTGGTAAAGAAAAGACGCTTGGTACGAAAAAATTGGGATCGTCTAGACTTCGAGTGACCGCAGAAGGTTGGCGCTccgaaaaattataattttttctcctaACTTACAGGGGCTTTGGCCGTGATATTGTAATCCATTGCATAACCTCGTACACCATCCATGTAAGCGATTGCTACGTCAGCACCTTCCATTTGACTCTTTTCTTCGGATCCGGACAAGCCGAAGGCCATGTATTCATCCTCACCTATCGAGTCGAAAGGTCAAAATGATCGTTCTTCCTCAAACTTCATCATCGTTTGTGAAAATACTTTTATTGATGTAATTACTCGAGTCGGTCATTTCGTTACTTGCTATgtatttaggaaaaaaaaatgtgaaattctTACCAACTTGTCCAGCCAATTGGATAGTGATTTGTGGTCCAAAAATTTCCCAAGCGACttgatattttttgtgaagttGCACACAATTTGGCAGGCTTTGAACGTGTTTTTGTACCTACAAAAGCagtttttgtttaaaaaatgtagTGAATCAATTCATCATGATTGAATTTGATTCTTCAGACTTTGACTCACTTTGACCAACGAAGGTGGCACGTTCAATCCATCAGGGATGATCGCCGAgccaaaattcgtttttgtaGACAAATCATAAATGCTTAGCCAATCAATATCGAAAACAGTCATTTCTCCTGGCAATTGGATAACGACGTCTTCGACTCTGTACTCGTGGAGTGGATCCAAGCTATGGGAAgggaaaaattgtatttttctgAACACAAACCCTGAAATTGCATAGAAAAACATCTCGATCTTCTCTTCAGCACAAAAACTTCTCTGTAAGTATTAAAGAGATTTAATTGTACACCattctcttcgttttttgAAAACGTAGAAAATGGTCCATAATGGAAATGCACTCATCGAAGATTCAGTGACAAAATCTCTATTAAacataaaaatcatggaaaatcTTGACAAATGCTGTTTACTCACTAGCCATACTCGTCAGGAACTTTGCTCCCCTTGCTGGAAGGTTGGGGGCCGGGTCCAACCCAGAAGAAAGTTTCAGCACCTTGGCCATCGTACTCAAAATTGTGGATGCTAATAGTTTTGGAATCAAGAATAACGATCGAGGCGGAGCTCACACCGTGGGATCGTTTGGTCAGTCCAGTTATCGACTGGGGAGCTGGTGGATCAAATTCTTCAGGGATGTAAACATCTCCAAAAGTATTCtgcataaaaatcaaattataatCCAAGTAGTGACACAGATGTTTTTGTCGACAagttgaaaatagaaaatttgtaataagagagaaaaatgacgGAGCAAATCACATAAAAGactttcaaagatttttcctaaataattaaataagttgatgaaaattcaaatgaaaaaaacttaccTGATTGGAGAGATCGTAAACAGCGAACCATTTAATGTCCGTTATCTTTTTATTGTCCGGCAATGtcaatgtaaaatctttgttGAAGTATCGATCAAGAACATTTGtcctgaaatttcattattcaaatCCACTGagctgaaaatataaaaatttgagtattttttGACATCAGTTACTCACTTTCCCCATTCGTCTGGTATAATAAAACCCTGAGGACCAGGACGATTCGCTGCACCAGCCCAGAAAAATGTATCAGCTCCATTTCCATCGTAATTGAACGATGTCAATAGAAGAGTAAATTCGTCAACGGCATAAACGTCTCCTGAGACTTGATGATGATAAGAGTTTAATTTTCCGAGATATTTTCCTCTgtattcctctttttcttcttgtcCACTTGCttcatttaaaaacaaaacaaaatcgtAAGTCTtggaaacaaagaaaaaaaaacgaacaattttaataaaatgtcattgtaaccaaaaaatcgatttttgaaaagtaATTCCTAATTTTTTGACTATTTTTGGGTCTCTCAGACCCACGAGTGTTCTTC
This genomic window contains:
- the knk gene encoding protein Skeletor, isoforms B/C, encoding MVQWAMTCVTFITVWTKSVALSLFVVFCVQYASGQEEKEEYRGKYLGKLNSYHHQVSGDVYAVDEFTLLLTSFNYDGNGADTFFWAGAANRPGPQGFIIPDEWGKTNVLDRYFNKDFTLTLPDNKKITDIKWFAVYDLSNQNTFGDVYIPEEFDPPAPQSITGLTKRSHGVSSASIVILDSKTISIHNFEYDGQGAETFFWVGPGPQPSSKGSKVPDEYGYLDPLHEYRVEDVVIQLPGEMTVFDIDWLSIYDLSTKTNFGSAIIPDGLNVPPSLVKVQKHVQSLPNCVQLHKKYQVAWEIFGPQITIQLAGQVGEDEYMAFGLSGSEEKSQMEGADVAIAYMDGVRGYAMDYNITAKAPCGKTLGQYKGVCKDELVGGLDNNQLYTAVRENGINIITYRRTLISSDPGDQEYPIDRPVYVIWALGRLDENKEPNFHDYYPKGNLKLELNRNEPENTCMDFTENDRKLREVWEKAEIFDKSIRNFDATIGPSGGKRGYQGMTGLTTMGLAWYINGQLIPELYLRRGLTYSFHVRGGNNPHSPNLYHPLIITDEPHGGYDRLSDVGQSRVRVLAGVEFTRRGRPRPTAVGPLCLSKHNARDRRLDDNFQTFKKFNRTLITVCEPGDPGLLEVTPNSSWPDVVYYNSFTHSNMGWKIHVVDSYLRVATSEAITITTGSLILLTTVAFWLTV